In Candidatus Cloacimonadota bacterium, the DNA window CTGGTTTATAACTTTCTGGATTTGCTGGCTCATCACCGTTCCAAAAGCCAGATTCTGAAAGAAACTATTCCCGACGAATCTGCTCTGCGCGCTTTTACCAAACACTGGTTTTTGCATTCAACTTTTTATGAAGCACTCAAAGAGATCCAGAAGCAGGGGGCAACAGTTGTCATCACCACCGATCATGGTTCGATCCGTGTAAATCGTGCCAGTCAAATTGTGGGTGATCGCGAAACTACGACAACGGTTCGTTATAAACAAGGTCGCAATCTTACCTGCAACGACAAGCATGCACTTTACGTAAAAGAGCCTGAAGAATACGGCCTGCCATCCCGCAATATGATCGAGAATTATGTGCTGGCTAAAGATGATTACTATTTTGTCTATCCCAATTCTTTCCATCAATATATGAAGCAGTTCAACGGTACTTTCCAGCACGGCGGAATTTCCATGGAAGAGATGCTGCTGCCGCTTTCAGTGTGCAAACCAAAATCATAAACTCATCCCATTCTTCGCGCAAGGCTACGCCCTGGCAGGCTGCTTTCCCTCTTTTTTAAAAGTAAGATAGGGAACATCAGATCAGCAGTGAGAAATATATTAATAAATGAAAAAAGTAATTCTAAAATCAGAAAAAGATACAGAAAATCTGACAAAAGAAATAGCTGAGAAGCTGCAACTAGGAGAGGTGATTGCGCTTTACGGTCCGCTGGGAGCTGGAAAAACCTTTTTCACTAAGAAATTATGCTATCATCTTGGTGTTAAAGAAAATGTCAGCAGTCCCAGTTATGTGCTGATGAATGAATATAGGGGAAAATTTCCCATTTGTCACCTTGATCTTTATAGATTGGGTACAGCAGAAGAACTTCTGGAGCTGGGACTTTTCGATCTTTT includes these proteins:
- the tsaE gene encoding tRNA (adenosine(37)-N6)-threonylcarbamoyltransferase complex ATPase subunit type 1 TsaE, yielding MKKVILKSEKDTENLTKEIAEKLQLGEVIALYGPLGAGKTFFTKKLCYHLGVKENVSSPSYVLMNEYRGKFPICHLDLYRLGTAEELLELGLFDLFDECITIIEWAEIAEDILPDNTKKIRFEFSGSNRIVYLNF